In Bubalus kerabau isolate K-KA32 ecotype Philippines breed swamp buffalo chromosome 4, PCC_UOA_SB_1v2, whole genome shotgun sequence, one DNA window encodes the following:
- the ABITRAM gene encoding protein Abitram produces the protein MTTEPEDPVVDLAPEPAVPSLVDRYFTRWYKADVKGKPCEDHCILQHSNRICVITLAGSHPVLQSGKTIKSISYQISTNCSRLQNKVSGKFKRGAQFLTELAPLCKIYCSDGEEYTISSCVRGRLMEVNENILHKPSILQEKPSTEGYIAVVLPKFEESKSITEGLLTQKEYEEVVVKRLRAATAASRGPRTEME, from the exons ATGACTACCGAGCCCGAGGACCCTGTGGTCGACTTGGCTCCCGAGCCTGCGGTGCCGTCGCTTGTGGATCGTTACTTTACTCGCTGGTACAAAGCAG ATGTCAAAGGAAAACCCTGTGAAGACCACTGTATACTGCAGCACTCTAACCG AATATGTGTCATCACGTTGGCAGGATCTCATCCAGTTCTTCAAAGTggaaaaacaattaaaagcaTTTCTTATCAAATCAGTACCAACTGTAGCAGACTTCAGAACAAAGTCTCTGGGAAATTTAAGCGG GGGGCACAGTTTCTCACAGAACTTGCACCTCTGTGTAAGATTTACTGCTCAGATGGAGAAGAATATACCATATCTAG ctgTGTTAGAGGACGGTTGATGGAAGTGAATGAAAACATTCTCCATAAACCATCTATTCTTCAAGAGAAG CCATCTACCGAAGGCTACATTGCAGTTGTGTTGCCTaaatttgaagaaagtaaaagCATAACAGAAGGGTTACTGACACAAAAGGAGTATGAAGAAGTTGTGGTGAAACGCCTCAGAGCCGCAACAGCTGCCTCACGAGGGCCGAGGACCGAGATGGAGTGA